A window from Akkermansia muciniphila encodes these proteins:
- a CDS encoding sugar transferase produces MIYGNCIKRVVDFFIALAVLAVLLVPFLALMALLALANRGTPFFRQTRPGRHGKLFRIVKFKTMTDERDARGELLPDERRLTRAGRLVRSLSLDELPQLFNVLAGQMSFIGPRPLLPEYLPLYTAEQARRHDVRPGITGWAQVNGRNSISWERKFELDVWYVDHLGFLLDARIIFLTLVKVVQRQGISAEGSATMEKFTGSGK; encoded by the coding sequence ATGATTTACGGAAATTGCATTAAGAGGGTGGTGGATTTTTTCATCGCCCTGGCCGTTCTGGCGGTTTTGCTGGTTCCCTTTCTTGCGCTGATGGCGCTTCTGGCCCTGGCGAACCGCGGCACGCCGTTTTTCCGTCAAACGCGGCCCGGTCGCCACGGCAAGCTGTTCCGGATCGTCAAATTCAAGACGATGACGGATGAAAGGGATGCCCGCGGGGAACTGCTGCCGGACGAACGGCGCCTGACGCGCGCAGGGCGGCTGGTGCGCTCCCTGTCCCTGGATGAACTGCCCCAGTTGTTCAATGTTCTGGCGGGGCAGATGAGCTTCATCGGCCCCCGGCCCCTGCTGCCGGAATATCTGCCCCTGTACACGGCGGAACAGGCGCGCCGCCATGACGTGAGGCCCGGCATCACGGGCTGGGCCCAGGTGAACGGGCGCAACTCCATCAGTTGGGAACGCAAGTTTGAACTGGATGTCTGGTATGTGGACCACCTGGGCTTTCTGCTGGATGCCCGCATCATCTTTTTAACGCTGGTGAAGGTTGTTCAACGCCAGGGAATCAGCGCTGAGGGCAGCGCCACCATGGAAAAATTCACAGGTTCCGGAAAATGA